From the genome of Fusarium keratoplasticum isolate Fu6.1 chromosome 11, whole genome shotgun sequence, one region includes:
- a CDS encoding oxygenase subunit alpha, translating into MTPTTSLSFDSSSLSAVAAFAAVLALVVKLLKKAISAQMSAAGRNSFTTTTRALPASWYSSQEIYELERRAIFSKKWILVTHKLRFPESGSWIRYEEAGFQFFLVKNKDGKINGFHNICRHRAFPIVTKEQGQSSVLSCKYHGWSYGLNGQLAKAPGYLDMKGFDKANNGLFPIHVHEDAKGFIWVNLDASKKPEAWSEDFNKIDQMSRHESFNFEDYRFDHTWEMSGDYNWKTLADNYNECYHCKTAHPDAGSVADLSAYKVDPKGGNIEHFANTTTKQEEEGLKIVSNYYFPNACMTVSPHFFYMMRCVPTSANHCSMEYEVYRHKNASDADFKKIDEMFKRILSEDKWLCNNAQKNLNAGVFINGEMHPKMEQGPLYFQSQVRKFLNQHHKLEEAAKKEIRPAQQVLSGDKGVTEVDMGFCSGVACGKDKGAWEW; encoded by the exons ATGACTCCCACTACGTCCCTTTCATtcgacagcagcagcctttCGGCTGTCGCTGCTTTTGCcgccgtcttggccttggttgtCAAACTCCTCAAGAAAGCCATCTCGGCCCAAATGAGTGCGGCCGGGCGAAACTCTTTCACCACGACAACTCGAGCACTGCCAGCCTCTTGGTATAGTTCCCAAGAGATCTACGAACTTGAAAGAAgagccatcttctccaagaaaTGGATCTTGGTGACGCATAAGCTCCGCTTCCCCGAAAGCGGATCGTGGATACGATATGAAGAAGCTGGCTTTCagttcttcctcgtcaagaacaaggatggcaagatcAACGGATTCCACAACATTTGTCGCCACAGAGCATTTCCAATCGTCACcaaagaacaaggccaaTCGAGTGTGCTCTCGTGCAAATATCACGGCTGGTCGTATGGCCTAAACGGTCAACTCGCCAAGGCACCCGGATATCTCGACATGAAAGGATTCGACAAGGCGAACAATGGCCTCTTTCCGATTCATGTCCACGAGGATGCGAAAGGCTTCATATGGGTGAACCTAGACGCCTCCAAGAAACCCGAGGCCTGGTCTGAAGACTTCAACAAGATTGATCAGATGTCGCGACATGAGTCCTTCAACTTTGAGGACTATCGCTTTGACCATACCTGGGAGATGAGCGGTGACTACAACTGGAAGACTTTGGCCGACAACTACAACGAGTGCTACCATTGCAAGACGGCTCATCCTGATGCTGGTTCAGTTGCAGATCTTTCGGCATACAAGGTCGACCCCAAGGGTGGAAACATTGAGCATTTCGCCAATACCACGACAaagcaggaagaagagggcctGAAAATCGTCAGCAACTATTATTTCCCCAACGCATGCATGACTGTCTC ACCGCACTTCTTTTACATGATGAGATGTGTCCCAACCTCAGCTAACCACTGCTCCATGGAGTACGAAGTCTATCGACACAAGAACGCCAGCGATGCCGACTTCAAGAAAATTGACGAAATGTTCAAAAGAATTCTGAGTGAGGATAAATGGCTTTGCAACAACGCTCAGAAGAACCTCAATGCCGGCGTCTTCATCAACGGAGAGATGCATCCCAAGATGGAGCAAGGTCCTCTTTACTTCCAAAGCCAGGTGAGAAAGTTTTTGAATCAGCACCACAAGCTTGAGGAAGCGGCCAAAAAGGAGATTCGGCCTGCCCAGCAGGTCTTGAGTGGGGATAAGGGCGTGACCGAGGTGGACATGGGGTTCTGTTCTGGAGTGGCTTGTGGCAAAGACAAGGGAGCATGGGAGTGGTGA